The Salvelinus sp. IW2-2015 linkage group LG32, ASM291031v2, whole genome shotgun sequence genome includes the window TTCCATTTTCCGTTGCAGAACGTTTTGCTACCgcgtgtgcactaatgaataggACTCAGGTAAAAGGGATGTCTAAAGAGTGAGAATGAAAGGACAGTAGGCTAGTAGTTGTATTCACCTTGAGAGCCAGCAGGCTGCGGTTGATCTCGGCCGTCTCTACGAGGGTCTGTCTGTCGCTACTGCGAACGTCAATGCCCCTCTCGTTCCCTGCCAGGTCCACCAGGGAGAACTTCCCGTGCACCTGGTTCCTCCTTCGCAGGATCACCTGCAGGACAGCGTGGGAGCGAGACGAGTTGGCATTGGCTGACGTCTGGCCGGACGTCCTGAGAAAGAGGTGTGTCAGATCATTATTCCCAAGTTATTCACTACGCTAAAGTTAATACTGGCAGGGGTGAAAGTAAAGTGGTGCGGTCCGTCAATCCGgcaaaaataaatagtgggggtacacCGTACCTGTAAAACATAAGCCTGTCACAATAATGAacacaaaatgtcaagaaaactgtaggTTAATAAACCATTATTTATCATTACCACATGTCAGAGGCATTAAAAATGTGTGAATAGACTTGAACGGGTGGTATAGTTTACGCTCCAACATGCGATGTGGTTTGACGAGAACATtgacattttgccaaggcagagatgagtggccgaaACCGAAAGGGGACAGCAGTGGAGGCATTAATTCTGTCCTAATGACAATCGCCAAATGTCTTTACACTTGTGTaacatgtctctttccattcacctaTTGTTTGGAGGCTTGAAATATGTTGCGAGTGAAGGAACATGCGCGGGTAGTCTAGTaaaaggagccctttgaagtgaCTGACAGATTAAAACAATGTGACTGGTAATAAATTTTTAAAAGTCAAATCTTGATGACCAGGCCCACAGAGCTGCTATTGAATGAATATGGATTTTAAATAGGACCTATGATTAGGTCCCACATCAGGCCCACCCATTAGGGTGGCAGTTTGATGTGGGAGGCATTTTCCGACCTAAAAACTGACCAACACATCACAttattctgcccaaaaacaatgacaactTCTCACCCAGTGGCATTAGGGCTATATAGATGAGCGCTGATGCCGCCCCATGATATgcagtgcccactttgccaaaggcAGGGTGCAAATATTTAGCTTGTCCATGCCCAGTACGCCTCTCCAATGGGTTGTTGGAGAGACGCAGCCCTGCGGTACTCCAGCAAATTCATTTAACATAGGCTAAattatgtagcctacagtagaaaTAGTATTACCGTATGTGGTTTTTCTGTAGCCCATAGACTGGAGACCAAATATATTACCATGTCACTAGAGACATTTTTTTAATCATTAACTTATGAGGAGAGTGTGCAGGAGAAGGTCAACTAAAAAGGCAAACATCAGCTTTGGAGAGGATGTGGCATAATCAGAAGTRGACAGCAAACAGTGCAGAAAATAATCATTTAAACAATAGTCTTCACTTTAATTTCGACTCCactaacaagagggctttgttggAGCTTATTTCTtcctataaaaaaaataaaaataaagttggTCTATCTGTTTGACAGACTCAATTTAGCTATCCATAGATTTGTCAGTATAGCCAAATCCTCCAATACTATCACCATGCACTCAGTATAGACTGAGGACTTGGTGTTTGGTTAATACCAGGACTCTAAATTGAGTGAGGATATGCCATACCCTTTCTTAAAAGGGCAAAAGGGActttatattttgaaataaataaaatatccagATAWtaaaaaagtgttttataacAATGCTTAACTCCATGATGCCTTATGATAGAAACAAGCTTTAAAATGGCCACAAGAGATGTGACTGATGGATATGGGGATATATTGATTAGTTTCTATGACTTTATGAAGCAGCCTTCAATATTTTAGGAGACTAAATGTACTTGGCTCTTTTGTCCCCATTAATTGATCTTCACTTTCTAAAAAGAGAAGATGCTTAATAATTGAGAAAATCATCAATGTAAATCAGAATGAAAATATTAGGATATGTTATGGATATTGAAGTGAtttaaatagcctactaaccagatGTGTCAAAAGTAGTTTAAATTTGTAGCACAGGCATATGAATTGGATTGCTGTTATGTTGCTCTGCTGCCTATTAGGTGAGAAAACAATTGGCCCAAGACCAAACCTACTGCCAGCCCCTGCTGTATCCTACACTACTCTAATTTAGCAGGGATAGGAGGTGGGCAATTTTGTCTCTTCTAGGGCGGCAGAGCATACAGGGCCGTAATGCCGcagatttattattattttaattttttaacaGTGCACACACAGGAGGTTCCATACTGAGAAGAAATGAATGGAGACAGGAACATGCACACCTGTGTaggcggagtagaacacttagAGAAAAGATAAGCAGTGCTCCGATGCAATTCTTTCCTCTTCTGAGAAAGATATTGGTGCCATATGTcaaaaaacaaccaaaaacacaacacacacgggtGACAAAGtcaagagagaaagataaaggggCCTGTTCAGGAGGGCGCAATGTAACAGAACGTTAAGATAGAAAAGTATAATGTAGAACAGATATAATCGTCTATCAGAATAGGTAATCATGTCAAccataagaatgttcttaactgacttgcctagttaaaaaaacatTCATTACGCTTCTATATGTAAAGTTCTGAGTGTTTCACCTCACTGAATACACCCtgggtggagtaaaaaaaaactAGTGTGTACCTGCATGCACTGCCCATCTCAATCATCTTGATGACGTCTTCAGCACACGAAATGTACATCTCCTGCAGGCCGACCACCTGGACCTGTTGTTTCTCATCCTCTAGCACTCTCAGCTTGGCCTTCTTGTTCAGCAGATCAAATACCTGAGGAGTAAGCAAGTGTGTTAACAAAATGTCAAATGAGTCTTCTCTACACTTTTGTCCTATTATCATGGAATCTCCACCAcccaaaaatattataataatgtcAACCATCCAAACCACCAAGCTGCTTGAGGAGCACTGAGCTTTTCCTTCTCACCTTGCTGTTGTAGATCTCAAAGAAGGTCACGTAGGGACACAGGTCCAGACTGGAATATCTCCTCTGCTTCAGGAGGGAGAACACATCCTGAGCTGAAGAACAAATAAGAGGAACAAGGAGTTACAGGACACTGAAAGACACATTGAAGTATGTCCTAAGTAAAGGCTATTCACATATAACCTTCATGTACAAAACCTTTTTCTTTGTATCTAAAATGTGAGGTGGACAGATCTATTCCTTAGTACTGATCTCAGAAATATCTAGGACTATCAAAATATTTCCTAATCAAATAAGTTAATTGCTCACGTAaacaggttagcagatgttatagcgggtgcagcaaaACGCTTGTGGTTctagctcctaacagtgcagtaaaaatGTAAGACAAGTACCAAAAtctacattaaaaaaagaaagaatcaaAGGATACCTCATAGGGATGTGCATCTTGCCCTTTAAAGACGTTTCAGTTTTAAAAAAAAGACTTGGTTCGATACAATAACATGTTGCATAAACTTCCATTTTCCTTTCTACATTCAAATCTGCTCCTGATGGAGCCCATGAGCTAGGCCTCTGAACTGACCGTGTCTGGAAATTATTTATACGTCTATGGTGCATGTAGGCACCGgagctgagccataagggaaACTGGGTATCtagccagcagcgttgcagttcttaacactcAAACCTCTGTCTTGCCCGTTCACTCTTTCCAagagactgaccagctgaatgccatgatctcttattgatgtcacttgttaaatccacttgaaaTCAGCGTAGATTAaagggatttttaagcctcgagacaattgagacatggattgtgtgtgtgtaccatcaagagtgaatgggaaagacaaaagatttaagtcccTTTGAACAAGGTACGGTAGTCGGTgcaaggcgcaccggtttgtgtcaagaacggaaatgctgctgggtttattaggaaggtgttcttaatgttttgtacacaatccatgtattaATTGtctcaaatccttctttaacctgtctcttcaccttaatctacactgattgaagtggatttaacaggtgacatcaataacggatcatagctttcacctggtcagtcatgtaaagagcaggtgttcctaatgttttgtacactcagtgtatagcacaactttggatttcacaGTCTCAAAATCGAATGGTTTAAACCTTTTGGAAGTTGACAGATTCGGAGAGAGCTCATCTTGTTCTCTCGGTTGGACCATGCAGTACGGGTGGCAAAAGTATCCTGCGGCAGATGGCTATATAGGTCTGCTCATATAGTACTATTAAAGTCCCAGTGCGCTACTTTTGTGaacaatatacatatatttttttaatggtgtGATGCAGCACCCTCAACACCCCTACATCCCACAGCTATGCTTgaagatcaatgactgtcaacataaTTACATGCTTAGTTGTCACAGAAAGTAGTAAGAAAGAAATTTAAGCAAAACAATTATGCGAACCCGTGGTTCGTAAAATTTGAATCTATTTTCTAACCgttgcatgctacatttggattgGTTAGGAGTCCCAGCCGGATCACTGCTCTCAtgtcttaaacatttgaaccagGGACCGATGCGTAACGGTGAATTGTTACATCCCTAATAACTAAGCCAAAAATGTAACGTTGAAGCCAATAGCAGGGAGACATAATGAATTACCTGCCATGGCATAGATCCCTTTCGCGCTGTTCTGGCTTTTCCCTGAAAAATCTCCTCCCATTGTCTGGATAGGGTAAAAGATAAGTACAAATTTTACAtgacatgttaaaaaaaaatctggtggACTTTGAGACAAAACTGCTCTAGTGTCAGCCTATCAGGTAAACGGTAAGACTTACATGAGTTTTACCACTTCCAGTTTGTCCGTAAGCAAAACAAGTTGCCATCCCACCGTCGAAGATGGTCTGGACAAGAGGCTTGGCAGTGAACCTACCAGTGAAAAATATTGGTATATAACCATCTTGcgaaaacaagtaatgatgataCAAACTTCATACAAGAGAACATGCTTGCAAAGGGtatttgaaaaaaaatgttttgtttatatatatatatatatttttttttttaaatcagcaaaTTGTAAAATAATCCTGATAGAGAAAAACAGAACACCATTGTTTAGAAACCAATAAATGTGAATACCTGTACACTAAGTCATTGGTGGATGACTCGTCAAAGGAGTAGTCAAAATGGAAGACCTGGTTGTCAAGGTACTTTGTCAGGTCCACTTTCTGCTTGGGCTCATGAAGGAGCAGCGTTCCATTACCAGGGATAGAAACCACATCAATATCGTTCTTAGTCACCTCTAAGACAACCACACATAGAAAGTCAACATGAGAAGCAGCTTGGTGGATAAAGGGTCAGTCAGATAAAAGTTTTAGTTTGGTCAATTAAAAGTAAGTAACCTTTATTGTTGAGAGGACGcttgcgaacacacacacaaattctatGAGCTTCAACCTGTGAATCAAGAAGAAAATTACATAGCTGATAAACACTAGTTAAGAAAGGCCTCCCACATTTTAACTCTTCTCCTACATCTTACCAAATCAGACAGAGATAAAGGAAGTACTTCCAAGGTCTCTCTGAACTCTTCAATCATCTGGTAAAACTGCTTGTTCGGTCGGTTTGTGTCTTCAAACTACAGCGAGCAGAAATACATGTAACGGAGAAAGTGATGGGTAGTAGTATTTAATATTGCCAATACATTAGTAAAGGCTTTTAATGTGTCCACAACGTCAAATGAAAATAAGAGGAAATTGACAGTAAGTCCGATCTACCTACTGGTATGCATCTACAAAAATAATGAACACAGGACATGGGCCAATAGTACCWGGTAAACCTACAAACAGTGGCCGTGTCTGAATACCCATATTAGAGTACTACATACTCAAACTGCAAACTAATTTCGGTGTTTGATCTAGTAGAACCGACTTGTCTTTTCCAACTCATGTGTTTggcaacagctgataatcagataaaTTGACACGCCGTACCAAATTAACAAATTACGAAGTCATAGCAAGTGCACATTAGGAGTACCATTTTCAAAATTTCACATAGTATAACATTTTCTTTTCTCGCATACCATTTAGtcatgacctcgactaacctgtacccgaacattgacttggtaccggtagcccctgtatatagcctcgttattgttatgtacttttattgtgttactttctattttgcaaatatttttttaactctatttcttgacctgcattgttggttaagggcttttaagtaacatttcacggtaaggtctacactgttgtattcggcgcatgtgaaaaataaaatttgatttgactaatatgggtattcggacatggcCACTGTCTCATGTGATCAATTCTCTTACTTTTCCTTTCTTGGGCACCATGTCCAAGCTCTTGACTGCATGGGACAATCTTTTGTTCACTGGTTTGCTCATGTCTTGGGGTAGCACTGATCTCCGTCTGCCTGAAAGAGTGAAGTATCTAATGTGATGAAGATGCTCACAAAAGATAGCAGGGCGTCTCAtactaggatcaggtcccccggTCTAtttaatcttattcattgtgatctacaaggcaaaactgatcctagatcatcactCCTCTTCTGATGCAATATAAAAATACAGGCCCAGGGAAATAAAGTGATGTGTGTGACTCAAAGCTCACTTGAGGTGACTGAGGAAACACTCTTGGCCTCATTCTCCTTCAGGGCCTCGTTGACTGGGGGCAGGACAGCAGTCGGTCTCTGACTGTTCCTTTTCCTCTCTCGGTTGGGCACACCTGGAAAATGAAGCAWGATGACAAAGGTGAATATCAAGAGGTCTCCAAGTCACTGAGTGAAGCATTCAGAGGGTAATGGGATAAATTATGCCAGTATGTTTGTGCcttcatgccaactccttgtcacacCAAACAAAGGCTTGATAATGActgcaatggagttggcaagagcacaaacagatctgggaccaggctataggggAAAGGCAATAAGTCAGAAATCATTGAGGCACCCCCCACCTGAAGCTTTGAGGACAGAGGGTGGATACTCTGAAGACAGGGAGTCATGCTTAGTCTTAGCAGCAAGCTCAGAGACAGGAGCAAGGGTCCGGAACAAGCATGTCTGCCGTGTAGACTTTCTTGGAAGTGGAACTGAGAGGAAATTAGTAATTTAACTACAGTTAAATGAAGTAGATTAATAACTCCTGTTCATCATCCTACTGATCCCAACACTAGACACCAAACCATCAAAATTATGATTTATATGTAGTCCTACTAAACAGATGGCCACCTTCATACCACCACTAATAAGTGGGTTCAATTTTAGTTGGGTGAATCTGGCATGCcataatttacatttttacattttagtcatttagcagacgctcttatccagagcgacttacagtagagtgcatacattttattacattttacatactgagacaaggatatccctaccggccaaaccctccctaacccggacgacgctatgccaattgtgcgtcgccccacggacctcccggttgcggccggctgcgacagagcctgggcgtgaacccagagactctggtggcgcagctagcactgcgatgcagtgccctagaccactgcgccacccgggagtctTAATAATCAAATGAGAATTGCAGCAAATGCATTACTTTTGATTTCAATATAAGCTGTAAAACAGAGATGAAGCAGAAACAGTGCCGTGTTAAAAAGAGAAAAGCAGACAGTAGCTTTGGGAACGACTTCAGTGCTTATTAGAAAAAATTGTGGCGAGTTTGTGGAAACAAAGAACAATAGTATGCTAAGAAATAAGATCCAAATCACTGAGTCTGCATTTCACTAGGAAGAGTGATAGTACACTTACGCAAACTGCTTAGGGTCACTATTCGAATTATAGACATATTTACACGGTCTTTTGGAACCCATCACATAAGGAACCTTTGTCACAAAATggcattctatactgaacaaaaataaaaacacaagtgttggtcccatgtttcatgagctgaaataaaatatcccatacatttgtcacatgcacaattttgtgcagaaatgtgtttacatacctgttagtgagcatttatcatttgccaagataatccatctacttgacaggtgtggcatatcaagaagcaaaTTAAACAGCatttgatcattacacaggtgcaccttgtgctgggggcaataaaaggccactaaaatttgcagttatgtcacacaacacaataccaccaatgtctcaagttgagggagcatgcattaggcatgctgactgcaggaatgtctaccagagtgGTTGTCAGAGAATTGTAATGTTAActtatctaccataagctgcctccaacagcattttagagaatttggtagtacgtccaaccggcgtcACAactgtagaccacgtgtaaccatgccagcctaggacctccacattcggcttcttcgcctgcggggattgtctgagaccagccacccggacagctcatgaaactgagtatttctgtctgtaataaagcccttttgtgggggaaaacattccgattggctgggcctggctccccaatgggtgggccatggctgtgcccctgcccagacatgtgaaatccatagattagggcctaatgaatgtcaattgactgatttccttatatgaactgtaactcagtaaaatcgttgcatttatatttttgttcagtatagtttacaggtaactgccaaaataaatgaaacaccaacatagtgtcttagagacgttgggccaccacgagccagaacagcttcaatgccccTTGGCATAGGTTCTATAAGTGTCTGGAACTATATTGGATaaatgcaacaccattcttccacgagaaatacCATAATTTAGTGTTTTGCATTCTAGTTGGAAACGGTACACGCCACATGATTATACTCTACATTAGTTAATAAGTTATGTACAGAAAACATACATACTTTTGAAACAAGGGCATGTCCACTCAACCCCACTAGTAAGTAAAGACAAGAGTAAAATTGTGCACCTGAAGATAGAACCACATAATGGCCTGTATCTTCAAATCAAGGTATCAGGCTGCCCACAGGGAGCCCCATTCcgatattttgcccaattattagccaaaaatctgattggtcaaaagaccaattagtgtcaGAAGATCAGAATTTGGTTGCCTGTGTAAACAGCCTAAGTGTGTGTGGAAATAGGCCGATATGATGTGATTCCATCTCATATAAAGTGATTTAGCATATGATTTGCTTAGAGAAGAACATGCATTGCA containing:
- the LOC111956908 gene encoding kinesin-like protein KIF2C isoform X4, which translates into the protein MDSAMANLLVGVSVNIQRSDGRVHPANVKSVDSTKRTVMVEWFEKSVCRGKEFEMNELWSLNEELFEHMKPTSIPAPPEKKFERRLRSSGVPAPSSRVPNRERKRNSQRPTAVLPPVNEALKENEAKSVSSVTSSRRRSVLPQDMSKPVNKRLSHAVKSLDMVPKKGKFEDTNRPNKQFYQMIEEFRETLEVLPLSLSDLVEAHRICVCVRKRPLNNKEVTKNDIDVVSIPGNGTLLLHEPKQKVDLTKYLDNQVFHFDYSFDESSTNDLVYRFTAKPLVQTIFDGGMATCFAYGQTGSGKTHTMGGDFSGKSQNSAKGIYAMAAQDVFSLLKQRRYSSLDLCPYVTFFEIYNSKVFDLLNKKAKLRVLEDEKQQVQVVGLQEMYISCAEDVIKMIEMGSACRTSGQTSANANSSRSHAVLQVILRRRNQVHGKFSLVDLAGNERGIDVRSSDRQTLVETAEINRSLLALKECIRSLGMDSHHIPFRMSKLTQVLRDSFIGENSRTCMIAMVSPGMSSCDSTVNTLRYADRVKELNGTLKMNDADLPKKIDEMEVEDSSSSEEDSIVPMTDVYEAISQVSELEERVHEELTGASNIIKLMEMPSYDIEAGATDIVDYARKLLDTVLALQSAIDGERLARMSPKSGYC
- the LOC111956908 gene encoding kinesin-like protein KIF2C isoform X3, whose product is MDSAMANLLVGVSVNIQRSDGRVHPANVKSVDSTKRTVMVEWFEKSVCRGKEFEMNELWSLNEELFEHMKPTSIPAPPEKKFERRLRSSGVPAPSSPSTPAGPPEETGVPNRERKRNSQRPTAVLPPVNEALKENEAKSVSSVTSSRRRSVLPQDMSKPVNKRLSHAVKSLDMVPKKGKFEDTNRPNKQFYQMIEEFRETLEVLPLSLSDLVEAHRICVCVRKRPLNNKEVTKNDIDVVSIPGNGTLLLHEPKQKVDLTKYLDNQVFHFDYSFDESSTNDLVYRFTAKPLVQTIFDGGMATCFAYGQTGSGKTHTMGGDFSGKSQNSAKGIYAMAAQDVFSLLKQRRYSSLDLCPYVTFFEIYNSKVFDLLNKKAKLRVLEDEKQQVQVVGLQEMYISCAEDVIKMIEMGSACRTSGQTSANANSSRSHAVLQVILRRRNQVHGKFSLVDLAGNERGIDVRSSDRQTLVETAEINRSLLALKECIRSLGMDSHHIPFRMSKLTQVLRDSFIGENSRTCMIAMVSPGMSSCDSTVNTLRYADRVKELNGTLKMNDADLPKKIDEMEVEDSSSSEEDSIVPMTDVYEAISQVSELEERVHEELTGASNIIKLMEMPSYDIEAGATDIVDYARKLLDTVLALQSAIDGERLARMSPKSGYC
- the LOC111956908 gene encoding kinesin-like protein KIF2C isoform X1 → MDSAMANLLVGVSVNIQRSDGRVHPANVKSVDSTKRTVMVEWFEKSVCRGKEFEMNELWSLNEELFEHMKPTSIPAPPEKKFERRLRSSGVPAPSSPSTPAGPPEETVPLPRKSTRQTCLFRTLAPVSELAAKTKHDSLSSEYPPSVLKASGVPNRERKRNSQRPTAVLPPVNEALKENEAKSVSSVTSSRRRSVLPQDMSKPVNKRLSHAVKSLDMVPKKGKFEDTNRPNKQFYQMIEEFRETLEVLPLSLSDLVEAHRICVCVRKRPLNNKEVTKNDIDVVSIPGNGTLLLHEPKQKVDLTKYLDNQVFHFDYSFDESSTNDLVYRFTAKPLVQTIFDGGMATCFAYGQTGSGKTHTMGGDFSGKSQNSAKGIYAMAAQDVFSLLKQRRYSSLDLCPYVTFFEIYNSKVFDLLNKKAKLRVLEDEKQQVQVVGLQEMYISCAEDVIKMIEMGSACRTSGQTSANANSSRSHAVLQVILRRRNQVHGKFSLVDLAGNERGIDVRSSDRQTLVETAEINRSLLALKECIRSLGMDSHHIPFRMSKLTQVLRDSFIGENSRTCMIAMVSPGMSSCDSTVNTLRYADRVKELNGTLKMNDADLPKKIDEMEVEDSSSSEEDSIVPMTDVYEAISQVSELEERVHEELTGASNIIKLMEMPSYDIEAGATDIVDYARKLLDTVLALQSAIDGERLARMSPKSGYC
- the LOC111956908 gene encoding kinesin-like protein KIF2C isoform X2, with product MDSAMANLLVGVSVNIQRSDGRVHPANVKSVDSTKRTVMVEWFEKSVCRGKEFEMNELWSLNEELFEHMKPTSIPAPPEKKFERRLRSSGVPAPSSLPLPRKSTRQTCLFRTLAPVSELAAKTKHDSLSSEYPPSVLKASGVPNRERKRNSQRPTAVLPPVNEALKENEAKSVSSVTSSRRRSVLPQDMSKPVNKRLSHAVKSLDMVPKKGKFEDTNRPNKQFYQMIEEFRETLEVLPLSLSDLVEAHRICVCVRKRPLNNKEVTKNDIDVVSIPGNGTLLLHEPKQKVDLTKYLDNQVFHFDYSFDESSTNDLVYRFTAKPLVQTIFDGGMATCFAYGQTGSGKTHTMGGDFSGKSQNSAKGIYAMAAQDVFSLLKQRRYSSLDLCPYVTFFEIYNSKVFDLLNKKAKLRVLEDEKQQVQVVGLQEMYISCAEDVIKMIEMGSACRTSGQTSANANSSRSHAVLQVILRRRNQVHGKFSLVDLAGNERGIDVRSSDRQTLVETAEINRSLLALKECIRSLGMDSHHIPFRMSKLTQVLRDSFIGENSRTCMIAMVSPGMSSCDSTVNTLRYADRVKELNGTLKMNDADLPKKIDEMEVEDSSSSEEDSIVPMTDVYEAISQVSELEERVHEELTGASNIIKLMEMPSYDIEAGATDIVDYARKLLDTVLALQSAIDGERLARMSPKSGYC